A stretch of Lathyrus oleraceus cultivar Zhongwan6 chromosome 6, CAAS_Psat_ZW6_1.0, whole genome shotgun sequence DNA encodes these proteins:
- the LOC127091253 gene encoding cysteine-rich repeat secretory protein 38 — protein MSSFLSSLLLLLIFIFTFTSQLTIAKSFQSFCDNHNGNYTNNSTYHTNLKTLLSTLTSNTQINYGFYNFSNGQNTNKVNAIGLCRGDVKNQTDCLSCLKNSSNLLTQNCENQKEAIVWYDDDKCMLRFSNRSIFGLMEIGPAYFGWNLNNSTNEDEFNEKVKKLLDGLRNKASSGDSNLKYAVGSDKIGPNNNETLYGLVQCTPDLSKTSCDDCLVQSIKEIPICCNNKIGGRIVRPSCYLRYETNSHFYQTTTSDSPSSSPSPSPPPSVVPPVSAPPPFAQNNTSPQAQDKGNTSRNVVPIVPLMLFLLCSMVSSF, from the exons ATGTCTTCATTTCTTTCTTCTCTCCTTCTCcttctcattttcattttcactTTCACATCTCAACTCACCATAGCTAAATCATTCCAATCTTTTTGTGATAACCACAACGGTAACTACACAAACAACAGCACTTACCACACAAACCTCAAAACCCTTTTATCCACTCTCACTTCCAACACACAAATCAACTACGGTTTCTACAATTTCTCAAACGGCCAAAACACAAACAAAGTAAATGCTATCGGTCTCTGCAGAGGCGATGTTAAAAACCAAACCGATTGTCTTAGCTGTCTCAAAAATTCAAGTAATCTTCTAACCCAAAATTGTGAAAACCAAAAAGAGGCAATTGTTTGGTAcgatgatgataaatgcatgtTGCGTTTCTCAAACCGTTCAATCTTTGGGTTAATGGAAATTGGACCTGCTTACTTTGGATGGAATTTGAATAATTCAACAAATGAAGACGAGTTTAACGAAAAGGTGAAGAAACTGTTGGATGGTTTAAGAAACAAAGCTTCATCAGGGGACAGTAACCTTAAATATGCTGTTGGAAGTGACAAGATTGGTCCGAATAATAATGAAACATTATATGGTCTTGTTCAATGCACACCTGATTTGTCCAAAACATCTTGTGATGATTGTTTGGTTCAATCTATCAAAGAAATTCCAATTTGTTGTAACAATAAGATTGGGGGTAGAATTGTTAGACCTAGTTGTTATTTGAGATATGAAACCAATTCACACTTTTATCAAACAACAACATCAGATTCACCATCTTCATCACCGTCGCCATCACCACCGCCATCAGTGGTGCCACCAGTCTCAGCTCCTCCTCCGTTTGCACAAAACAATACATCACCTCAAGCTCAAG ATAAGGGCAATACGTCAAGAAATGTGGTTCCTATAGTCCCGTTGATGTTGTTTCTATTGTGTTCAATGGTATCATCTTTTTGA